The Borreliella mayonii genome has a segment encoding these proteins:
- a CDS encoding penicillin-binding protein: MTKRILNNKYRIKIILTIFLGITLLTIYKYFTLMVFNNSPDNMISLKSNDIAKRGTIYDRNGKPIAFSSKSYSIGTNPQKIENIVSTSETLGAILQIDSRTLKEKLSSNKGFLYIKRKIKREESDLIKRIQAEGRLSNIALYPDYTRIYPFRHATSNITGFVGTDNLGLEGIEFSLNSILGKDKTKQQFLNEELETNNIYLTIDMDIQQGVSKIAKKYFKENNPESLITLVMNSQNGEILSMVQFPQYDANFYYEYPEEIRKNFSSSLTYEPGSINKIFTVAIILESGKLNLEEKFLDNGIYQKQFSSGEKITIKTLNPPYKYIDSTEILIYSSNVGIAYITEKVSNEYFYKKLLDFGFGEKVGFPFPGETKGLLNHYSKWSGRSKATIGFGQEIGVSAVQILQAASILGNNGIMLKPRIIKKISNDKGENIKEFDKEEIRKAISKSSAQKVLKMMREVVNKGGIPNLKIKNLDISAKSGTSQAIDRKTGKYSEEDYTSSILAIYPTEQPKYTIYIVYRYPKKIIYGTRIAAPMAKEIIEFIEHQQNTITYKKIKMPSKIKIPKTATNYKNKTYLPNFINLSKREVINILKHYKNTMKIKINGDGFVYKQSISPNTKLEDIAELELYLK, from the coding sequence ATGACCAAAAGAATACTTAATAACAAGTATCGAATAAAAATAATATTAACAATCTTCTTGGGTATAACTTTGCTAACTATTTACAAATATTTCACACTAATGGTCTTTAATAATAGTCCAGACAACATGATATCTTTAAAATCAAATGATATTGCCAAAAGAGGAACAATTTATGATAGAAATGGCAAACCAATAGCATTCTCTTCAAAGTCCTACTCAATCGGAACAAATCCTCAAAAAATAGAAAATATTGTCAGCACATCTGAAACTCTTGGCGCAATACTCCAAATTGATTCAAGAACTTTAAAAGAAAAGCTTTCTTCTAATAAAGGATTTTTATATATAAAAAGAAAAATAAAAAGGGAAGAATCAGATTTAATTAAAAGAATCCAAGCCGAAGGCAGACTTTCAAATATTGCTTTATACCCTGATTACACAAGAATTTACCCCTTTAGACATGCCACAAGTAATATTACTGGTTTTGTAGGAACAGATAATCTTGGCCTTGAAGGCATTGAATTTTCTCTAAATAGCATATTAGGAAAAGATAAAACCAAACAACAATTTTTAAATGAAGAGTTAGAAACAAACAACATCTACTTAACAATAGACATGGATATACAACAAGGTGTTAGCAAAATAGCTAAAAAATACTTTAAAGAAAATAATCCTGAAAGTTTAATTACTTTGGTAATGAACTCACAAAATGGAGAAATATTGTCCATGGTTCAATTTCCTCAATATGATGCAAACTTTTATTATGAATATCCTGAAGAAATACGAAAAAACTTTTCTTCATCTCTAACCTATGAACCTGGCAGCATTAATAAAATTTTTACAGTTGCAATAATATTAGAAAGTGGAAAATTAAATTTAGAAGAAAAATTTTTAGACAATGGAATATATCAAAAACAATTTTCATCAGGAGAAAAAATTACAATCAAAACATTAAATCCTCCCTATAAATATATCGATTCTACAGAGATTTTAATTTATTCATCAAATGTTGGAATAGCTTACATTACTGAAAAAGTTAGCAATGAATACTTTTACAAAAAACTTTTAGATTTTGGATTTGGAGAAAAAGTTGGATTTCCATTTCCCGGAGAAACAAAAGGATTGTTAAATCATTATTCAAAATGGTCAGGACGAAGTAAAGCTACAATTGGATTTGGACAAGAAATAGGAGTGTCAGCAGTTCAAATATTACAAGCTGCAAGCATACTGGGCAATAATGGAATAATGTTAAAACCTAGAATAATAAAAAAAATAAGCAACGATAAAGGAGAAAATATTAAAGAATTTGATAAAGAAGAAATAAGAAAAGCAATATCCAAAAGTTCAGCACAAAAAGTTTTAAAAATGATGAGAGAAGTTGTAAATAAAGGTGGAATTCCAAATCTTAAAATTAAAAATCTTGACATTTCTGCAAAAAGCGGAACATCTCAAGCCATTGATAGAAAAACTGGCAAATACTCAGAAGAGGACTATACATCCTCTATATTAGCAATATATCCCACAGAACAACCCAAATATACTATTTATATTGTATACAGATACCCCAAAAAAATAATATACGGAACAAGAATAGCAGCTCCAATGGCAAAAGAAATAATAGAATTTATTGAGCACCAACAAAATACCATCACATATAAAAAAATCAAAATGCCATCAAAAATCAAGATCCCTAAAACTGCCACCAATTATAAAAACAAAACATACTTGCCAAATTTTATCAACCTTTCCAAAAGAGAAGTAATAAACATACTAAAGCACTATAAAAACACCATGAAAATAAAAATAAATGGCGACGGATTTGTTTACAAGCAAAGTATATCTCCCAATACAAAATTAGAAGATATAGCAGAGCTTGAACTGTATTTGAAATAA
- the hisS gene encoding histidine--tRNA ligase, protein MDIKTLKGFKDYLPKDSLIRIHIVRQIFSVLNSYNFDLIDTPVLEYSDLLLKKSGDETEKQIYRFKDNGGRDVSMRFDLTVPFARFVATNISALKFPFRRSQFGKVFRGENSQKGRYREFMQFDFDIVGEDSFRGDAEILSVVYYGLEEIFLNFIEGINKKFVIHYSHLGILNSFFEKLGLKEKSLFILRNIDKIDKIGIDKVKEGLLLEIEKEAVDSILSLVNLQGTFKDKIQALKSILGDNESVKRVEDVFQHLSLLKIQDSFNLNLKISRGLDYYTGIVFESEVFGSNMGSVCSGGRYDNLISSFSNSIQKVSGVGGSFGVDRIKDIIDLEKFSYIKIFVTKARSKVLIVNLDSALQNYYYELATRFRNHDYSKVKNISCEVYFKNKNGKNIKEQIEYALSKEIRFLIFVGQEEYKENKMKVRDLTKKEELLLSFEESINLIKCNEKLLCTPF, encoded by the coding sequence ATGGACATTAAAACTTTAAAAGGCTTTAAAGATTATTTGCCAAAGGATTCTTTGATTCGAATTCATATTGTTAGGCAGATATTTAGCGTTCTTAATTCTTATAATTTTGATCTAATAGATACTCCAGTTCTTGAATATTCAGATTTGCTTTTGAAAAAGAGTGGGGATGAAACCGAAAAGCAAATTTATAGGTTTAAAGATAATGGAGGCAGAGATGTTTCCATGCGATTTGATTTAACTGTTCCTTTTGCCAGATTTGTTGCTACAAATATTTCTGCTTTAAAATTTCCTTTCAGACGTTCTCAATTTGGAAAAGTTTTTAGGGGAGAAAATTCTCAAAAGGGTAGATACAGAGAATTTATGCAATTCGATTTTGATATAGTTGGAGAGGATAGTTTTAGGGGTGATGCTGAGATTCTTTCTGTTGTGTATTATGGACTTGAAGAGATTTTTTTGAATTTTATAGAAGGCATTAATAAAAAATTTGTTATCCATTATTCTCATCTTGGCATATTGAATTCTTTTTTTGAAAAATTAGGACTTAAAGAAAAGTCTCTTTTTATTTTAAGAAATATTGATAAAATAGATAAAATAGGAATTGATAAGGTTAAAGAAGGGTTGCTTCTTGAGATCGAAAAAGAAGCAGTAGATTCAATCTTAAGTTTAGTGAACTTGCAAGGTACTTTTAAAGATAAAATACAAGCTTTAAAAAGTATTTTAGGCGATAATGAGTCTGTCAAGAGAGTAGAAGATGTTTTTCAACATCTTAGCTTATTGAAAATTCAGGATTCTTTTAACTTAAATCTTAAAATATCGCGTGGGCTTGATTATTATACAGGGATTGTTTTTGAATCTGAGGTGTTTGGTAGCAATATGGGTAGTGTTTGTAGTGGGGGAAGATATGATAATTTGATTTCTTCGTTCTCAAACTCTATTCAAAAAGTTTCAGGAGTTGGGGGATCTTTTGGTGTTGACAGAATAAAGGATATAATTGATCTTGAAAAGTTTAGTTATATTAAAATATTTGTCACTAAGGCTAGATCTAAAGTTTTGATTGTAAATTTAGATAGTGCTTTGCAAAATTATTATTATGAGCTTGCTACTAGGTTTAGAAATCATGATTATTCCAAGGTTAAAAATATTTCTTGTGAAGTCTATTTTAAAAACAAAAATGGTAAAAATATTAAAGAGCAAATAGAATATGCTTTAAGCAAAGAAATAAGATTTTTAATTTTTGTTGGTCAAGAAGAATATAAAGAAAATAAAATGAAAGTAAGAGATTTGACAAAAAAAGAAGAGTTGCTGCTTTCTTTTGAAGAATCAATAAATCTTATCAAATGTAATGAAAAGTTACTATGCACCCCGTTTTAA
- a CDS encoding tetratricopeptide repeat protein — protein sequence MEPNKIINKSIYYYNSKKYSQAIKLLEKEIFFYKNYYLYHYVLGMSYLRIGNLSNAQIYLKKAYTLNPNESNIKQAIAILLVSQGKEEKAIQIWLKMIEENQEVDRSELSLEIIRKNPIKGSAFFKNNNLYEKLFPTIKAIPDKNSTKFIIIITIGAIVFISILAIYFIFYRQKTTSANLKAEINKNLNNIVAYIDDIKINNKEKIKNEEGQFILILTSDEIKNSFEKIKIYLKKGKDNFARVEINKILNSNASESIKLKAKNLASFISRPDFISFNEHLSLKDIKKDPSIYSNVYVKWEGVVNNIEKKDNIIQFDFYVGYNKNVLSGIIPTKTTFDIDIDFKDNVEILGQIEYKKNKLALNAITIRKIDKNSN from the coding sequence ATGGAACCTAATAAAATTATTAACAAGTCTATTTATTACTATAATTCAAAAAAATATTCACAAGCAATAAAACTCCTAGAAAAAGAAATCTTTTTCTACAAAAATTACTACTTGTACCACTATGTTTTAGGAATGTCTTATCTTCGCATTGGGAACCTTAGCAATGCTCAAATATATCTTAAAAAAGCTTACACTTTAAACCCAAACGAATCAAATATAAAACAAGCTATTGCTATACTTTTAGTAAGCCAAGGCAAAGAAGAAAAAGCTATTCAGATATGGCTTAAAATGATAGAAGAAAATCAAGAAGTAGATCGATCAGAGCTGTCTCTTGAAATTATTCGAAAAAATCCTATCAAAGGTTCTGCTTTTTTTAAAAATAACAACCTATATGAAAAATTGTTCCCAACAATTAAGGCAATACCCGATAAAAATTCAACAAAGTTCATCATAATAATTACCATTGGAGCAATTGTATTTATTTCAATATTGGCAATCTATTTTATTTTTTATAGACAAAAAACAACATCCGCAAATCTAAAAGCAGAAATAAACAAAAATTTAAACAATATTGTTGCTTACATTGATGACATTAAAATAAATAACAAAGAAAAAATAAAAAATGAAGAAGGCCAATTCATATTAATACTAACCAGCGACGAAATTAAAAATTCTTTCGAAAAAATCAAAATTTATTTAAAAAAGGGAAAAGATAATTTTGCAAGAGTAGAAATAAATAAAATATTAAATTCAAATGCATCAGAGTCCATAAAACTAAAAGCCAAAAATCTTGCAAGTTTTATCTCAAGACCAGATTTTATTAGCTTTAATGAACATCTAAGCTTAAAAGATATTAAAAAAGATCCATCAATCTATTCAAACGTATATGTAAAATGGGAAGGAGTAGTAAATAATATCGAAAAAAAAGATAACATAATTCAGTTTGACTTTTATGTAGGATACAACAAAAATGTACTCTCAGGAATTATACCAACAAAAACAACCTTTGATATTGATATTGATTTTAAAGACAATGTTGAAATACTTGGACAAATAGAATACAAAAAGAACAAACTTGCCCTAAATGCAATAACAATTAGAAAAATAGATAAAAATTCAAATTGA